A genomic region of Arachis hypogaea cultivar Tifrunner chromosome 5, arahy.Tifrunner.gnm2.J5K5, whole genome shotgun sequence contains the following coding sequences:
- the LOC112801160 gene encoding tryptophan aminotransferase-related protein 1-like has product MVVLKAASPPVPSVNKINNGTIKPLITPSPSSFINLDQGDPEVFRAYWRKKSEECTVVINGEDLMSYLSDTSNVCWFMLPELREAIQRLHRVVGNASAGIDKHIVVGTGSTQLFQAALFALSPSDSPIPINVVAASPYYSEYKDEVEILRSGLYRWGGDAREYDKNEEYIEVVTAPNNPCGSMRRGVANCEGEGKVIHDLAYYWPQYTPITQQYDHDLMLFTFSKCTGHAGSRIGWAIVKDIEVARKMTRFIQMSSIGVSKESQTRVAKIIGVICDSYEKIGSSLDSDELFFEYSKRKMRERWEKLRAVVDKSNLLSLAKYPKTYCTFTNHTSESYPAFAWMKCKGGIEDCESFMRNLKVFVRGGKRFGVDQKYARVSLLSRDDMFNEFLTRISNITSDRKYNLN; this is encoded by the exons ATGGTGGTCCTGAAGGCTGCTTCTCCTCCTGTTCCTTCTGTCAACAAAATTAATAATGGCACCATCAAGCCTCTTATCACCCCGTCTCCGAGTTCCTTCATCAATCTTGATCA AGGTGATCCAGAGGTGTTTAGAGCATACTGGAGGAAGAAGAGTGAAGAGTGTACGGTGGTGATAAACGGCGAGGATTTGATGAGCTACCTGAGCGACACGAGCAACGTGTGCTGGTTCATGCTGCCGGAGCTGAGGGAAGCCATCCAGCGGCTCCACCGCGTGGTGGGGAACGCCTCCGCCGGCATCGACAAGCACATCGTGGTTGGCACTGGCTCCACTCAGCTCTTCCAGGCTGCCTTGTTTGCTCTCTCTCCTTCGGATTCTCCCATTCCCATCAATGTCGTTGCTGCTTCTCCTTATTACTCG GAATATAAAGATGAGGTTGAGATTTTGCGTTCGGGGTTGTATCGGTGGGGAGGAGATGCAAGGGAGTATGATAAGAATGAGGAATATATAGAGGTGGTAACTGCCCCTAACAATCCTTGTGGAAGTATGAGGAGAGGAGTGGCAAACTGTGAAGGTGAAGGGAAAGTGATTCATGACTTAGCGTATTATTGGCCACAATACACTCCCATTACTCAACAGTATGACCATGATCTTATGTTGTTCACATTCTCCAAATGCACTGGCCATGCCGGTTCCCGCATTGG ATGGGCAATTGTGAAGGACATTGAAGTTGCAAGGAAGATGACGAGGTTCATTCAGATGAGCTCAATTGGTGTATCAAAAGAATCTCAAACCCGAGTTGCTAAGATCATAGGAGTGATCTGTGACAGTTACGAAAAAATAGGGTCGTCCTTAGATTCTGATGAGCTCTTCTTTGAATATTCCAAGCGCAAAATGAGGGAAAGGTGGGAGAAACTAAGGGCAGTTGTTGACAAAAGTAATCTCTTGTCGTTGGCCAAGTACCCTAAGACCTACTGCACCTTCACTAACCACACATCTGAATCTTACCCTG CATTTGCTTGGATGAAGTGCAAGGGTGGCATAGAAGATTGTGAGAGTTTTATGAGGAATTTGAAGGTGTTTGTAAGAGGAGGGAAGCGATTTGGTGTTGATCAAAAGTATGCAAGGGTTAGCTTGCTCAGCAGGGATGACATGTTTAATGAGTTCTTAACCAGGATCTCAAATATTACCAGTGATAGAAAATACAACTTAAATTGA